A portion of the Lolium rigidum isolate FL_2022 chromosome 1, APGP_CSIRO_Lrig_0.1, whole genome shotgun sequence genome contains these proteins:
- the LOC124667326 gene encoding uncharacterized protein LOC124667326, which yields MGAKYIVGSLVGSCVIAYACDYIVSQKKIFGGTIPGTVSDKEWWQATDTKFQAWPRTAGPPVVMNPISRQNFIVKDL from the exons ATGGGTGCCAAGTACATCGTCGGCAGCCTTGTTGGCTCCTGTGTCATCGCATATGCTTGCGACTACATCGTTTCTCAGAAGAAGATCTTCGGTG GCACCATACCAGGGACGGTCTCGGACAAGGAGTGGTGGCAGGCGACAGACACCAAATTCCAGGCCTGGCCTCGCACCGCTGGGCCGCCGGTCGTCATGAACCCCATCAGCCGCCAGAACTTCATCGTCAAGGACCTGTGA
- the LOC124684893 gene encoding uncharacterized protein LOC124684893 isoform X2, translating into MCICCVYALFQKRHGFAIHGTAGVSVSPPQIPGDEYTKVYYGALTAPLASPNSHLLVSNESHTFVWRVGSHSWLRPSPCDGTVKQIVNFKGQVVGMNSSHALFVAHLGPKIRVQEVLVSCAEMPTIGNLSNLCLVACGDKLLLVGCQGSFPARGDTFEVFRLYQSTDSPKWVKVEDLGNWSIFISTDKRSQPLSCMNPERWGGRSNCVYCYSHDSEHWIAFELGRPASNPSNFVFISCGSVVQPMWVVPSMFSG; encoded by the exons ATGTGCATTTGTTGTGTCTATGCCCTTTTTCAAAAGCGGCATGGTTTTGCCATCCATGGTACAGCAG GTGTTAGTGTTTCACCTCCACAGATACCAGGCGACGAATACACCAAGGTCTACTACGGTGCCCTCACAGCTCCTCTAGCGTCACCCAACTCACATCTACTTGTCAGCAACGAATCACACACTTTCGTTTGGCGTGTTGGTAGTCACTCTTGGTTGAGACCTTCTCCTTGCGATGGAACGGTCAAGCAGATCGTGAACTTCAAAGGCCAGGTTGTTGGCATGAACTCTAGTCATGCGCTCTTTGTTGCGCACTTGGGACCTAAGATTCGCGTACAGGAAGTGTTAGTAAGTTGTGCAGAAATGCCCACCATAGGGAATCTTAGCAACCTATGTCTGGTGGCTTGTGGCGATAAGCTTCTCTTGGTCGGGTGTCAGGGATCATTTCCGGCCAGAGGGGATACCTTTGAAGTTTTCCGCCTCTACCAGTCGACTGATAGTCCAAAGTGGGTGAAGGTAGAGGACTTGGGGAATTGGTCGATCTTCATCAGCACAGACAAGCGAAGCCAGCCGTTATCTTGCATGAACCCAGAGAGGTGGGGCGGGAGGAGCAACTGTGTCTACTGTTATTCTCATGATTCTGAACACTGGATTGCATTTGAGCTAGGTAGGCCTGCCTCCAATCCAAGCAACTTTGTTTTTATAAGCTGTGGCAGTGTAGTGCAGCCTATGTGGGTTGTCCCCAGCATGTTCTCCGGTTGA
- the LOC124703881 gene encoding xyloglucan galactosyltransferase KATAMARI1 homolog — MKRLSVIVERDGATGDDGKQSAERSAVARPSRVVYVVFLATMFWGVIFLLHDHDCTSSELGNNAAFFSRLEKLQLVLSDKCAGRYVYMYDLPPRFNADLVRDCREVMCKQMANGGFGAPITEAEGGGALPERGAYDTDQFMLALIFHARMKRHECLTSDPAAAAAVFVPFYSGLDVERFLYLDQENPDVAAMDALPRDLVEWLIARPEWLIARPEWRVMGGRDHFMVAGRIIWDFLREPGFTGRGGNSLLTFPAIRNLTVLGAEASPWHGIDFGVPYPSHFHFSSDADVTSWQGRMRRAERKWLWGFAGASRPSSKKTNTVRSQIIEQCGRSSRCAMFGRTTTAYTPGRTMKLLESAEFCVQPRGDSFTRKSTFDSILAGCIPVFFHPVSAYLQYIWHLPRDYRSYSVLINHGDVENKNASIEEVLAKIPPAKVAQMREQVIRLIPTVMYRDPAAKGVTLKDAFDIAVDAVIRRVDKRRQAAAEGREYQDSFDGGNSWKHDLQENGDNDIGPHEFDPYF; from the exons ATGAAGCGCTTGTCTGTGATCGTGGAGAGGGATGGCGCGACCGGCGACGACGGCAAGCAATCAGCCGAGAGATCCGCCGTCGCCCGGCCGTCTCGGGTGGTCTACGTGGTATTTCTCGCCACCATGTTCTGGGGCGTGATATTCCTCCTCCACGACCACGACTGCACCAGCTCGGAACTAGGCAACAACGCAGCCTTCTTCTCCCGCTTGGAGAAGCTCCAGCTCGTGCTGTCGGACAAGTGCGCCGGCCGGTACGTGTACATGTACGACCTGCCGCCACGGTTCAACGCCGACCTCGTCCGCGACTGCCGCGAGGTAATGTGCAAACAAATGGCCAACGGTGGATTCGGCGCACCCATCACAGAGgcagagggcggcggcgcgctTCCTGAGAGGGGAGCCTACGACACCGACCAGTTCATGCTGGCCTTGATCTTCCACGCCCGGATGAAGCGGCACGAGTGCCTGACGtccgaccccgccgccgccgccgccgtgttcGTCCCGTTCTACTCCGGGCTGGACGTGGAGAGGTTCCTGTACTTGGACCAGGAGAACCCCGACGTCGCGGCCATGGACGCCCTGCCGCGCGACCTCGTGGAGTGGCTCATCGCGCGGCCGGAGTGGCTCATCGCGCGGCCGGAGTGGCGCGTCATGGGCGGGCGCGACCACTTCATGGTCGCCGGCCGCATCATCTGGGACTTCCTCCGCGAGCCCGGTTTCACCGGCAGGGGTGGCAACTCCCTCCTGACCTTCCCCGCGATCCGCAACCTCACGGTGCTCGGCGCGGAGGCCAGCCCGTGGCACGGCATCGACTTCGGCGTGCCATACCCGTCGCACTTCCACTTCTCCTCCGACGCCGACGTCACCAGCTGGCAGGGCCGCATGCGGCGGGCGGAGCGCAAGTGGCTCTGGGGGTTCGCGGGCGCGTCCCGCCCCAGCAGCAAGAAGACGAAC ACCGTGCGCTCCCAGATCATCGAGCAGTGCGGCAGGTCCAGCCGCTGCGCCATGTTCGGGAGGACTACAACAGCATACACGCCGGGCCGGACCATGAAGCTGCTGGAGAGCGCCGAGTTCTGCGTGCAGCCGCGAGGGGACTCCTTCACGCGCAAGTCCACCTTCGACAGCATCCTCGCCGGCTGCATCCCGGTCTTCTTCCACCCCGTCTCCGCCTACCTGCAGTACATCTGGCACCTGCCCAGGGACTACCGGAGCTACTCGGTGTTAATCAACCACGGCGACGTCGAAAACAAGAACGCCAGCATTGAAGAGGTGCTCGCCAAGATACCGCCGGCCAAGGTGGCACAGATGCGAGAGCAGGTCATCCGGCTTATACCCACCGTCATGTACAGGGACCCGGCGGCCAAAGGCGTCACGCTCAAGGACGCCTTCGACATCGCCGTCGATGCAGTCATCCGCCGGGTGGACAAGCGCCGGCAGGCTGCGGCGGAGGGCCGGGAGTACCAGGACAGCTTCGACGGAGGCAATAGCTGGAAGCACGACTTGCAAGAGAATGGAGACAACGATATTGGTCCACACGAGTTTGATCCCTACTTTTAG
- the LOC124684893 gene encoding uncharacterized protein LOC124684893 isoform X1 — translation MCRHQGWADLPDALLHSIIPLSGSFSDLLSFAATCRSWRASISSYPLKSTLSALFPPILLQPDIPVRSPHHRPFGDKLPCHVIDLASQHSHLRCQIPLVNLSTANNDPQSPLGSFCFIGASCGHLIFSRNRSCLIVDAFTGVSVSPPQIPGDEYTKVYYGALTAPLASPNSHLLVSNESHTFVWRVGSHSWLRPSPCDGTVKQIVNFKGQVVGMNSSHALFVAHLGPKIRVQEVLVSCAEMPTIGNLSNLCLVACGDKLLLVGCQGSFPARGDTFEVFRLYQSTDSPKWVKVEDLGNWSIFISTDKRSQPLSCMNPERWGGRSNCVYCYSHDSEHWIAFELGRPASNPSNFVFISCGSVVQPMWVVPSMFSG, via the coding sequence ATGTGTAGACACCAAGGTTGGGCGGACCTGCCAGATGCCCTGCTTCATTCCATTATCCCACTGTCAGGTTCCTTCTCAGACCTTCTTTCCTTCGCTGCAACCTGCCGGTCTTGGCGTGCTTCCATCTCCTCGTATCCACTGAAATCTACCTTGTCAGCGCTCTTCCCTCCTATCCTCCTCCAACCAGATATCCCTGTGCGTTCTCCTCATCATCGCCCCTTTGGCGATAAACTTCCATGTCATGTCATTGATCTGGCCAGCCAACACTCACACCTTCGCTGCCAGATCCCCCTAGTTAACCTTTCTACTGCAAATAATGATCCCCAGAGTCCTCTGGGTAGTTTTTGTTTCATCGGTGCTTCTTGCGGTCATCTCATCTTCTCCAGAAACAGATCATGCCTTATTGTTGATGCTTTTACAGGTGTTAGTGTTTCACCTCCACAGATACCAGGCGACGAATACACCAAGGTCTACTACGGTGCCCTCACAGCTCCTCTAGCGTCACCCAACTCACATCTACTTGTCAGCAACGAATCACACACTTTCGTTTGGCGTGTTGGTAGTCACTCTTGGTTGAGACCTTCTCCTTGCGATGGAACGGTCAAGCAGATCGTGAACTTCAAAGGCCAGGTTGTTGGCATGAACTCTAGTCATGCGCTCTTTGTTGCGCACTTGGGACCTAAGATTCGCGTACAGGAAGTGTTAGTAAGTTGTGCAGAAATGCCCACCATAGGGAATCTTAGCAACCTATGTCTGGTGGCTTGTGGCGATAAGCTTCTCTTGGTCGGGTGTCAGGGATCATTTCCGGCCAGAGGGGATACCTTTGAAGTTTTCCGCCTCTACCAGTCGACTGATAGTCCAAAGTGGGTGAAGGTAGAGGACTTGGGGAATTGGTCGATCTTCATCAGCACAGACAAGCGAAGCCAGCCGTTATCTTGCATGAACCCAGAGAGGTGGGGCGGGAGGAGCAACTGTGTCTACTGTTATTCTCATGATTCTGAACACTGGATTGCATTTGAGCTAGGTAGGCCTGCCTCCAATCCAAGCAACTTTGTTTTTATAAGCTGTGGCAGTGTAGTGCAGCCTATGTGGGTTGTCCCCAGCATGTTCTCCGGTTGA